Genomic DNA from Nitrospinota bacterium:
AGATAATAATGACGATAATATAAAATATATAAAAGACAATTTATCTGCTTCAGGCTATAAACCGATTATTGCAGATAAAAGAGATGGGATTATAGAAAGTATATTAGATCTAAGACCTGATCTCGTTATTTTAAATGATGAGATTCTAAAAAATAAATTTGAGAAATTCTGTAATGACTTTAAATCCAATTCTGACCTGAAGTATACTCCCATAATTTTTATCTCTTTTAAAAAGGATATTGAAAAACTCAAAATTATCTCTAATGAGTTAGTATTTGACTATGTTCTTCGCCCTTTTGATTTTGAAGAACTGAATAGCAAAATACAGATATTTTTAAGAATAAAAGCCCTTCAAACCGAGGTTGATTCAAAAATTAAATCATTAGCACATAATTTGTCTTTATCACATGATTTAGCTGAGTTTACTAATAAAATAAATTCTTTAAATTTAGATGATATCGTTAAGACGGTTAAGGAAAGGATTCCTTCCTTAATAAATGTAAAATATTTTACGTTATATACGTATGATGAAAAAGAGGATAATTTAAAAGTATTAGTTCATAACTATAAGAGATTGAAGAAAAATGAAAAAATTATTTGTCACGCATCAAAGAATAAGATTATAACCCCTTTTCTCTTAAATAAAGATAAGTTATTAAGGAAGAAAAAATTATTAATTATTCCTCTATATTTGGAAAGAAGACTCTTAGGAGTTTTAAATCTAAAAGAGCCACTTGAAGGTCAATTTGATGAGGAGGATATAGATAAAGCTAATAGGATTTCACAGCAACTAGCAAGTGCTATTAGAAACTGTCAGAAGTATAAAAGAATAGAGAATTTATCTATTACTGATGAATTAACAGGACTTTATAACTATAGATACTTTCAGGAAAGATTATCTGAGGAGTTTAAAAGGGTCAAGAGATCTGAACGGCCGTTTTCTATCATATTAATAGATATAGATCATTTTAAAAATATTAACGATACTTACGGACATAAACAAGGAGACAAGGTACTGAGGGAGATTGCTGAGATAATCAAATTTGGTTTGCGGGATTTTGATATTGCCGCCAGATATGGAGGAGAGGAATTTGCATTACTTCTGCCAGATACTGATTTATTAGAATCTGTTATCGTTGCTGAAAGAACGAGGAAAAGAATTCAGAATCATGGTTTTTCAAAAAATGATATTCACTTTAAAGTTACGATAAGTCTAGGCGTAACGACTTATCATTATGGAGATAAAATAAATCAAGATCGACTGCTAGAAGAGGCTGATAGGCTTCTATACAAGGCTAAAAAAAGTGGGAGAAATCGAGTGTGTCATCCGAAATTAATCAGTGAAAGGCCAAGGAGGAAGACAGAGGTTACAAAAGAAGAAAAAAGAGAACTGTTTTGATTTATAATCATTGATCTCCTTTATATTTTTTAAAATTTTCAAATCATTTCACCTTCTAAAATTATAATGATTCCTTACACCTGAATAGCAAGTTTTTGATTGCAATATTGACAATTATTATTATTAAGATAGGTCTTACTTGTAAATCCAAATCGCTTTATGACTATTTTATTACAATGAGGACAGAATGTATTTTCAAATTCATTTCCAGGAACATTGCCAGCATAAATATACCGAAGACCTTTGGATTTTCCAATTTCTATAGCTTTATAAATGGTATCAACAGGTGTAGGACTGAGATGAAGCAAC
This window encodes:
- a CDS encoding diguanylate cyclase; the protein is MIHNTVLIIDNNDDNIKYIKDNLSASGYKPIIADKRDGIIESILDLRPDLVILNDEILKNKFEKFCNDFKSNSDLKYTPIIFISFKKDIEKLKIISNELVFDYVLRPFDFEELNSKIQIFLRIKALQTEVDSKIKSLAHNLSLSHDLAEFTNKINSLNLDDIVKTVKERIPSLINVKYFTLYTYDEKEDNLKVLVHNYKRLKKNEKIICHASKNKIITPFLLNKDKLLRKKKLLIIPLYLERRLLGVLNLKEPLEGQFDEEDIDKANRISQQLASAIRNCQKYKRIENLSITDELTGLYNYRYFQERLSEEFKRVKRSERPFSIILIDIDHFKNINDTYGHKQGDKVLREIAEIIKFGLRDFDIAARYGGEEFALLLPDTDLLESVIVAERTRKRIQNHGFSKNDIHFKVTISLGVTTYHYGDKINQDRLLEEADRLLYKAKKSGRNRVCHPKLISERPRRKTEVTKEEKRELF